The genomic interval GCTCTATGATGCGGCGAAGAAGGCGTTTATCAAGATATGTGATAAAGCAGGGATTGAGTTTTCCCGGCTGAGGGTGCTGGATATCGGTTGTGGTACGGGTGTTTACACCCGACTCTTTTATGAATACGGAGTGAAAGATTATGTCGGTCTTGATATTACGGATGTACTTTTCCCCCGACTGAAAGAACAGTTTTCTGAGTATAGGTTCATAAGAAAAGACATCACGGCGGACAGGCTCAGCGGCACTTTTGACCTTATCATTATGATTGAGGTGATTGAACATATCGTGGATAAGGATAAGCTCGTTTTCTGCCTGGAGAACGTCAGGTTCTGCCTTTCAGAAGATGGTTGGTTCATTGTGGCGCCGATCTTTGATGTCAGTAAGAGAGCGCTCTCTTATGTTCGATACTGGTCTCTGGATGATATCAAACCGCTGTTGTCAGGGTGCACCATCAAGGCGTCTGAACCGTTCACCACCGGCCGGATAATCGCCGTCACAAAAGATCGGGGCTGATATCTTTTTATTGAATGGTCAGGTATAACCTCTTCAGAAAAAATCTTTTGATTCTCTACAGCCTTGCCGGCATCGGGATGCTCGGCCACGGCTTGTTCAGACCCATTATACCGATCTTTGCACGGCGCGTGGGCGCTTCAGGATTTGAGGTGGGGCTTTTGACGTCCGGTTTTATGATCGCCCGCGCGATTACTTCTTTTTTGATCGGCAGACATATCGATAAAAGCGGAAAGCGTGATGTCTATGTAAAGGTCGGCTTTTTTATAGTATTCATCATCGCCTTCGCCTACTTCTTTGTGAACAGCTATTATGAAATTCTGTTCCTGCGTTTCTGCCAGGGGATCTGTTCGGGACTGATGTGGCCTGTGACCCAGATTATGGTCGTTGAAGAAGCTGAAAAGACCCATCGCACAAGGGCGTTGTCATTATATCAGATCACGGGAAGGGGTGGTGCGTTGCTGAGTCGTCTTCTGCTGGCCGTGATTCTGTTCGCCGCCGTAAAATTCGGATACAGTGAGTTGAGTTCTTTTAAACTCGTCTTCATTATCGGCGGTGTTATCCTGCTTATAGGTTTCATCGAGGTCGCGGTCATGCCGACCCATAAACGGAAAGGCGGTGCGGAAAAGAAAAAGGGCAAGCCGCCGTACCCGATATTCTTTCTCGGCTTTATCTTCGGGGCGATGCTGGCGCTGGCGCCGCTCTCCTTTGTATATCTCAACGAACATTTTAAAATCAGCCCTTCTGGAATCGCATTTTTGCTTCTCTGCCTTGATCTGGTGACAATGGGAGCGATGTATGGTTCTTCACATTTCACCGACCATGCGGGTTGGAAAAAATCATTGTGGTTCATCATCATACCCTGTTTTCTCAGTGCGGTCTTTCTGCCCTTCATATCTTCGTTGATAAGATTCATCCTCTTCTATTTCATTATGCGGCTTTCAATCAGTTCTTTTATTCCGATTTCCCGGGCATATGCCACGAGTGTCGACACTGAAGTCGGCTTCAACATCGGGACCCTGAATATGGTGACCAATCTCGGTTCTGTAATCGGTCCTGTTTTCGCGGGGTTGGTGTATGACAACCTGCCGGGTACTTTTAAAATCGCCGGCTATTCCCTGATCGCCGTCTTCCTGATACCCGGTCTTCTGATGCTCTTGAAAAAAGATAGAAAAGATTGACTTTTCGTGTATTTTAGATAAAATAGTAAGAAAAAAGGAGTAATATGATAGGTAAAAGAACAGCAAAAAAGATTGTGGCTGACGCGATAAGATATACAAAAGCGGACCAAATTGAAATTAATATATTCAACAATCGTCAGGCGCTGACAAGATTCGCAAACAACTATATTCATCAGAATGTCAGCGAATCCAACAGCAGTGTGTCGGTGCGGGTCGCCTTTGGAAAGAAGATCGGAGCCGCTTCGACGAATTCACTCGATTTCAAGAAGATAAAGGAGACGATAGATTGGGCAGAGGAGATCGCCAGGTATCAGAAAGAGAATGCCGATTTCACCTCGTTCCCCGCTGTGAAGAAGGACAGATATCGTGATGTCAAGACTTTTGTGAAACGAACCGCGGCGTTTTCGAGCAGGGACCGGGCGCGGGCGGTTTCCGAGATCGTCGACACCGCAAAGAAATATTCCCTTGTCAGTTACGGTTCGGTTTCCAACGGAGCCGCCGAGATATGCATCGGAAATTCATCGGGAACATTCGCCTATGCCGTCTGCGGTGATGTTTTCTGTAATATCGTGATGTCCGGGAAGAATTCAAGCGGTTATGTCCAGTCCGGCTCAAGGGATGTGAATGAGATGGATTTCAGGGCTCTGGCAGAGGCGGCGGCGAAGAAAGCCGTTATGTCTGCAGATCCCATAGAGATTGAACCCGGCAGATATACAACGATTTTTGAACCCCTCGCAGCGAGTGAATTTCTGGATTTTCTCGCATATTACGCCTTTAACGGTAAATTTTTTGAAGAGGGAAGGTCTTTTCTCACCGGGAAACTCGGTCAGAAAGTGGTCGATGAATCCATAACGATCATCGACGATCCTTTCAGAAAAACAGGTTTTGCATTTCCCTTTGACTTTGAAGGAGTTCCGAAACGCCGATATGTGCTCATTGAAAAAGGGATCGCCAAAAACGTCGTGTACGATTCCCTGACGGCTTCACGCGCCGGAAAGAAATCAACCGGCCATGCACTGTCAGCACCCAATCCTTTCGGACCCATACCGCTCAATCTCGTTATGAAAGGCGGCGCTGATTCTATTGCGAAGCTGATCAAGGATACGAAGAAGGGGATACTCGTCACCCGTTTTCATTATACCAATGTCATCGAACCGCATAAACTGACTTTTACGGGTATGACACGGGACGGCACGTTCCTGATCGAGAACGGTGAGATAACAAAGGGAATAAAGAATCTCAGATTCACCGAGAATATCGTGGATTGTCTGAATTGTATAGCCGGTTTGACAAAAAGACCCGCCCTGGTTGCTTCTGAACCGGGGTACGGTGGAAGGTTCGCCACCGGCGTGATTGTTCCGACGATAAAGGTGAAGGATTTTACTTTCACGAGTTCCACGGAATTTTAGGGTGAAACAATAAGAGGGGAGACAGAGAATATTAAATTCGGATTGATTGAATATTTAAGACTGCTTCGACCTCAACAGTGGAGTAAAAATATGTTTGTTTTCGCCGGTCTGCTCTTCAGCCGGCGGTTTTATTATACAGATAGTGTCCTCACCAGTATCTTTACTTTTCTGATCTTTTGCATTTTGAGCAGCGGGATCTATATATTGAATGATATCGTCGATTATAAAAAAGACAGGATGCATCCGATTAAATCGCAAAGGCCGATCGCCGCGGGAACGGTTAAAAGAAAATACGCTTTCATAATTTCCCTGTTTCTCGTTTTTTCGGCGCTGCTCGGTGCCTATTATGTTAATTACGCATTGCTCTACATCTGTCTTATCTATTGTGTGATGATGATTTCTTACACCTTGCTTGTCAAACAGATAGTGATACTGGATGTCCTCTTCGTCGCCGTGGGATATGTCTTACGGGCGATCGCCGGCGCCGTCGCCATCCGGGTGGAGATTTCATCCTGGCTTCTTTTATGCACTCTTTTACTCGCACTCTTCATCGTACTTTCAAAACGGCGGGCAGAACTTGTGTTGTTCAGCGGCGGTGCGGAAAAACACCGCAAGGTTTTATCCCAATACACGGTTCCGTTTTTGAATCAGATGATCGGAATCGTCACAGCCGCCTGTATTGTCTCTTACTGCCTTTATACTCTGTCGCCGGAAACGGTTTCCAAATTCAACACCCGAAATTTGATCTTCACCGTTCCTTTTGTCATTTACGGAATCTTCAGGTATCTCTATTTGATCTATGGTAAATATGAAGGCGGGATTCCGGAGAAGATCGTGCTCAAAGACATTCCTTTACAGGGTTGCCTGGTTCTCTGGGTCCTCGTATGTTTTTTTATTCTGTATAACACATAAAAAATTTTTTGATATGATCACCGCCGTAGTCTAATCGAGAAGGATGATCTTTCCGACAGCCCTTCTTACAGATGATTCTTCAGTATCAGAATATTCTCCGACGATGTAGTAGATACCTGAGCCGGCTTGTCGGTTGAGGTCGTCATCACCAGTCCAGCAAAGGGAGGTGTTTATCGGTTGGTTGAAATTCTTCAATACCCTGCCGCAGACATCATAAATTCTGAGGGATTGAAAGAGCACGGGGTCTTTGATCCTGATGGTGAGCGGTCGGTTTCTGGTTGGGTTAGGGTAGATGATTATCGTATCATTGTCGTTGTTGAGATGGAATGAATTTTCTATTTTTTTTAAAGGGATGTCCAGTTCGGTCGTTTTGTCAGAAGTCACTTCGACACCCTGGAGATATTCTGGTTCATAGCCCGGTTTTTTTATCGTGATGTTATATGAGCCGGGAGACAGGATTCTCAGAAAACGTCCGTGACAGGAGTCGCTTCTGCGCGGCGGAAGGTCGGGGTCGTAATAGCCGTCGATGATCACCTCGGCGCTGAGCGGTTCACCTGTTTCGGCGTCATAAGTGATGCCTGTCACAGCGGCGTAGTTCATCCTTTCAAGGAGATAATAGGCACCGACGAGATTCCGCTGGCATATATCATCGACCATCCAGCCCGGTTGAATGGTCGTGGTGCTCACCTCAACACAGAATGTGAATGTTCCACAGACCGCATAGAGCCAGTTTCTCGCCTTGCCGTCGAGCCCCTCACCCGGTAGTGCGGTATAATGGCCGTTTCCAGCGTCGTTGATGATCAACTTCGACATTGAATCGGCGACCGAACGGATGACCGGAAAATCAGGAGAATAACCACCGCTCCAGACCCAGGGAAAGTAGACGACTTCGCCGAGACCGGTGCGGGCTGAATGGTAGGTGTTGCAGAACACAAAACTGTGAGCCTCGCACAGAGCCTTTAACGCCTGATTCTCTTTTTCTGAAAAAGGTTTTTCCCCCCGATAGTATTCCGACGCCGGATTGTTATTACCGCCTTCAGCCCAGTGAAAATCATAATTTCTGTTCGGGTCGACGCCGTCATAATCAAGGTCGAAGATACCATTATGGTTATTGTCGTGTTTGTTCTTCCGCCAGGTTGTGTCGATACCCCTCATCACTACGGTGTGACCCTCGGGATTCAACAGGGGTACGATCCATATTTCGCGGTTGTTCACCCAGTACGTGTGCAACGAGTCGATGTTGTAATTTTCTATCAGGTCGTTGATCATATACATACAGATTTCAACGCCCAGTAATTCCTCGGCATGGTGGCAGGCGACATAGAGGACCTCTGGTTCGTCTTCGTCTTCACCGGCATTGTCTGAGATCTTCATCGCCAGGATCAGAAGGCTGTCCTGTGTGGAGTAACCGATGGTATCGAGCAACGTGATATCAGGATGGTGTTGTGCAATGGAATCGAGTTCTGCGGCGACTTCTGCCGCGGTGTGATAGCGCGGGTCAATGGCGAGTAAAAATACCAGTAAAATAAACATATTCAGTCAGAACCCTCTATTTCAAAAAGATTATCTTCTCCATTCGTTTGTAGGTCTTTGTATTATTATCTGTGGATAGAGAAAGAAGAACGAAATAAACCCCTGCGGCTACTTTTCTGCCGGCATCGTCTCTGCCGTTCCAGGTGATCCTGCCTGTCGGGTTGTTGAGGATCTTTGATTTCTCGAATGATTTCACCACTCTACCGTTTATGTCATAGATTTTTATCTGCGGCGTTGATGCATTTTCTGGTTCTGTTTCCGCAGCGAAGCTGATGGTTACTGATTTGCGGCATGGATTCGGAAAGACGGTGAGATAAAAGGAAATCTTCTTTTGGAAGGTCTGGTCTTCACTTATGCCGGTAGGTGGTATTCCGAAATATCTCATTATGGAGTCGACCAGGGCGTTCTTGGTCGATGGCGGGGTGCTGTCCACCAGGGCGCCGAGTTCAAAGGATAAGCCGATTGTTCTATGATATGCACAGACACCGGTGCCGAAACTGCTGCCTGTTTTTTGAAAAATTAAGACACCGTTTCCCTGTGCATCGATGCGGTCGATCGAGTTTGCTTCACCATTGTAATCAAATACCATTGATTGGGTGAAGGTATTGTTGCAGCCCGAGATTCTATTGAGCTGGCCAACACCGTTGGCGACCGGTGAGATTCTGAATAGCGGTGCAAAAAAGTAGCCATGATAATAATAGGGATCACCGTACCAGACATCACCGCCTTCCATATATACCTTACCGTTGAGTATGTTGAGATACCTGCTGATTTCATATGCCTGGCGGCTCGTATCTTTGACGATATAGTTGTCAGGGAAGACGCCGAGGCACAC from candidate division WOR-3 bacterium carries:
- a CDS encoding PEGA domain-containing protein, which produces MFILLVFLLAIDPRYHTAAEVAAELDSIAQHHPDITLLDTIGYSTQDSLLILAMKISDNAGEDEDEPEVLYVACHHAEELLGVEICMYMINDLIENYNIDSLHTYWVNNREIWIVPLLNPEGHTVVMRGIDTTWRKNKHDNNHNGIFDLDYDGVDPNRNYDFHWAEGGNNNPASEYYRGEKPFSEKENQALKALCEAHSFVFCNTYHSARTGLGEVVYFPWVWSGGYSPDFPVIRSVADSMSKLIINDAGNGHYTALPGEGLDGKARNWLYAVCGTFTFCVEVSTTTIQPGWMVDDICQRNLVGAYYLLERMNYAAVTGITYDAETGEPLSAEVIIDGYYDPDLPPRRSDSCHGRFLRILSPGSYNITIKKPGYEPEYLQGVEVTSDKTTELDIPLKKIENSFHLNNDNDTIIIYPNPTRNRPLTIRIKDPVLFQSLRIYDVCGRVLKNFNQPINTSLCWTGDDDLNRQAGSGIYYIVGEYSDTEESSVRRAVGKIILLD
- a CDS encoding T9SS type A sorting domain-containing protein gives rise to the protein MGIEIIAGVYVDTINFTIYVGQKDYLIWDPDLNHSSGPIIKSILESLNFYGDYTPNQLPLNDFLSLYKSLFVCLGVFPDNYIVKDTSRQAYEISRYLNILNGKVYMEGGDVWYGDPYYYHGYFFAPLFRISPVANGVGQLNRISGCNNTFTQSMVFDYNGEANSIDRIDAQGNGVLIFQKTGSSFGTGVCAYHRTIGLSFELGALVDSTPPSTKNALVDSIMRYFGIPPTGISEDQTFQKKISFYLTVFPNPCRKSVTISFAAETEPENASTPQIKIYDINGRVVKSFEKSKILNNPTGRITWNGRDDAGRKVAAGVYFVLLSLSTDNNTKTYKRMEKIIFLK
- a CDS encoding decaprenyl-phosphate phosphoribosyltransferase, producing the protein MRGETENIKFGLIEYLRLLRPQQWSKNMFVFAGLLFSRRFYYTDSVLTSIFTFLIFCILSSGIYILNDIVDYKKDRMHPIKSQRPIAAGTVKRKYAFIISLFLVFSALLGAYYVNYALLYICLIYCVMMISYTLLVKQIVILDVLFVAVGYVLRAIAGAVAIRVEISSWLLLCTLLLALFIVLSKRRAELVLFSGGAEKHRKVLSQYTVPFLNQMIGIVTAACIVSYCLYTLSPETVSKFNTRNLIFTVPFVIYGIFRYLYLIYGKYEGGIPEKIVLKDIPLQGCLVLWVLVCFFILYNT
- a CDS encoding class I SAM-dependent methyltransferase, giving the protein MLKFFSSLRDTFPINRIMDFLDRIIIESIRYGRGRRYDARQYWSERFSKFGLSLKASGNRRISEEANRRLYDAAKKAFIKICDKAGIEFSRLRVLDIGCGTGVYTRLFYEYGVKDYVGLDITDVLFPRLKEQFSEYRFIRKDITADRLSGTFDLIIMIEVIEHIVDKDKLVFCLENVRFCLSEDGWFIVAPIFDVSKRALSYVRYWSLDDIKPLLSGCTIKASEPFTTGRIIAVTKDRG
- a CDS encoding TldD/PmbA family protein; this encodes MIGKRTAKKIVADAIRYTKADQIEINIFNNRQALTRFANNYIHQNVSESNSSVSVRVAFGKKIGAASTNSLDFKKIKETIDWAEEIARYQKENADFTSFPAVKKDRYRDVKTFVKRTAAFSSRDRARAVSEIVDTAKKYSLVSYGSVSNGAAEICIGNSSGTFAYAVCGDVFCNIVMSGKNSSGYVQSGSRDVNEMDFRALAEAAAKKAVMSADPIEIEPGRYTTIFEPLAASEFLDFLAYYAFNGKFFEEGRSFLTGKLGQKVVDESITIIDDPFRKTGFAFPFDFEGVPKRRYVLIEKGIAKNVVYDSLTASRAGKKSTGHALSAPNPFGPIPLNLVMKGGADSIAKLIKDTKKGILVTRFHYTNVIEPHKLTFTGMTRDGTFLIENGEITKGIKNLRFTENIVDCLNCIAGLTKRPALVASEPGYGGRFATGVIVPTIKVKDFTFTSSTEF
- a CDS encoding MFS transporter; this encodes MVRYNLFRKNLLILYSLAGIGMLGHGLFRPIIPIFARRVGASGFEVGLLTSGFMIARAITSFLIGRHIDKSGKRDVYVKVGFFIVFIIAFAYFFVNSYYEILFLRFCQGICSGLMWPVTQIMVVEEAEKTHRTRALSLYQITGRGGALLSRLLLAVILFAAVKFGYSELSSFKLVFIIGGVILLIGFIEVAVMPTHKRKGGAEKKKGKPPYPIFFLGFIFGAMLALAPLSFVYLNEHFKISPSGIAFLLLCLDLVTMGAMYGSSHFTDHAGWKKSLWFIIIPCFLSAVFLPFISSLIRFILFYFIMRLSISSFIPISRAYATSVDTEVGFNIGTLNMVTNLGSVIGPVFAGLVYDNLPGTFKIAGYSLIAVFLIPGLLMLLKKDRKD